The Fusobacterium polymorphum genome segment AGAAAAGTTAGAAATAAATTTTGCTAATATTGAATAGAGGGATAATATGATAGAAATTTTAAAAGAAACAGTTGTCTTTAATGGTATAGATGAAAAAACCATAAAAAATATTTTAGAAAAAAACAAGTATGAAATAAAAAAATATTCTCCTAATGAGTCAATAGCTTTTAGAGGTGATGAAGTAAGAGGACTCTATATAATATTAAAAGGTACTTTAACTACTGAAATGCTTACAGAAGAAGGCAATGTTATAAAAATTGAAGAATTAGTTCCAAGTGATGTAATAGCATCAGCCTTTGTATTTGGTAAAAAAAATAGTTTCCCTGTTGATTTAAATGCAAAGGATGAAGCAGAAATACTTTTTATAGAAAGAAAAGAATTTTTAAAAATATTATTTTCAAAAGAAAAAATTTTAGAAAATTTCTTAAATGAAGTTTCAAAT includes the following:
- a CDS encoding Crp/Fnr family transcriptional regulator, coding for MIEILKETVVFNGIDEKTIKNILEKNKYEIKKYSPNESIAFRGDEVRGLYIILKGTLTTEMLTEEGNVIKIEELVPSDVIASAFVFGKKNSFPVDLNAKDEAEILFIERKEFLKILFSKEKILENFLNEVSNKTQLLTSKIWNSFNNKTIKKKFCDYVKKNQKNNLFSIQNLGALAEYFGVERPSLSRVLSDLVKDEKLERIGRNKYKILDKDFFEI